GAATTTGAAAATACTAACTTCACTAATTTTTGTGATGAACAGGGCATACatcaagaattttctgcacctattactccacaacaaaatggagtagtggaaaagaaaaatagagcaatTCAAGAGATGGCTCGAACCATGTTAAGCAACAAAAAGATGGCACTGCACTTTTGGGGAGAAGCTGTAAATGCAGCAAATCATATTCTGAATCTAGTGATTCTAAGACCGGGCACCAAGCTTACTCCTTATggtttgtggaaaaataaaaagtccaCGGTAAAGTATTTTAGAGTTTCTGGGAGCAAATGTTATATCTTGAGAGACCgagaaaacacttttaaatttgaaagcaaaagtgatgAAGGAGTGTTTCCAGGTTATTCTTCAAATAGTAAggcttatagagtttacaacttaCGTACTAAAACTGTTATGGAATCAATTAATGTTGTTGTGGATGATATTTTAGCTGAGATTACTATGGAGGAACTTGAAAACATGAAGGAATTGGTGCAAGATGTGGAAAATGATTCTCACGAGCAAGATGAAGAAGATCATCCAGAAAAAACACCACAAAACTCACAAGAAAAAGAACCATCTTCTAGAGTCACTCAAAGTCACCCAAGAGAAAATATGCTTGGTGATCTAGATGAAGGTATGagactttgaaaaagagtactaaatcaagtttcttttgtgtgttatttTTCATAGGTTGAACCAAAGAAAGTTGAAGAAGCATTGAATGATGAAAGTTGGGTTAATGCGATGCATGAGGAACTTCATCAATTCACTAGAAATGATGTATGGGAATTAGTTCCTAGACCCgaaaaatacaatattataggaactaagtggatcttcaagaaCAAGTCTGATGAACATGGGACCATTGTGAGGAACAAAGCAAGGCTAGTTGCACAAGGCTACACTCAAGTAGAAGGGATTGAGTTTGATGAAACATTTGCCCCCGTGGCTAGTTTGGAATCTGTCCGCATTCTACTTGCACTTGCATGTCATCTAgacttcaaattatatcaaatggatgtcaaaagTGCTTTCCTAAATGGACTATTacatgaagaggtatatgttgaacaacctaAAGggtttactaatcatctttatcCTATCCATGTGTATAGGTTGAAGAAGGCTCTTTATGGGTTAAAACAAGCTTCTTTATGTTGAAGAAGGCTCTTTATGGGTTAAAACAACACTTGAagatgatggctggagatataATTACACGACAAGGGAAAACAAAGGCCAAGAACACACGCATCGATTGCTCAAAAACAGGGCACGAAAATGAGGCTTTCAATCACAACTAGGACCCGAAAATACTAGaggaaaatgaggaaaaaacgAGCTAGAATGTGAAGCCAAAAACAGAGTATAAATTCGTGGGAAATCTAAGGAGAAAGAAGGGGTTTTACACCACAATAAAAAGGAGAtaaacaagaaacaaagaagAGAATAGGAGCACACAAGGAACTCGGCCAAACCTGCAACAATGAAGAAGAaaccatgaaataaaaatagtagagagagagagagagagagagagagagagagagagatcggtttgcagtagaaaaaaaaaggaaacaaaatgcAAGAGAATAAATGTAACTAACCAAATAGAGGAAAATGGAGGAATGCAGTACACAAAATGGAGATGAACCGGCCAGCAATAGAAGAAAGCAACGGGAATGGAGAAGAGAAGGGGAACGGTGtaggagagaagaagaaagaggaagaaaaagcaGCCCTAACAGCCAAGACTCATCGTCTACCCCTTAATCACATGCTTCCTCAATTTTGACTTTTGACCAAAATAGTGCTCACCAACCTCTGGCCCATTAGTCGCCATACTGAGATTACACTTGAGGGAGCCTATTTTATGTATGCATTGGCCACTGGAGTCTCCATTGATCTTCCTCGACATGTAATTTATATTATCCATCAATCCCATGTTGAAAAAGAGCAAAATCTCCCATTTGGTAGCTTAATTACCAAGTTGGCTATGAAAGCCAAAGTCCCTCTTCGAGCAAATGAACCTACCATGAAAATGCCTGGATTTTTGTATTAACAGTGGTGGTCTGAGGCTATTCTCACTAAGAAGTGACCTCCAGCAAATGAGTTAGCCTCCTCATCCACCGAGCCTTTTGTCCCTATATCGCAAGTGTTGGAGCAAATGTATGCTTTGTCTAAAAAACTTGatcttcttgctgcaacatggggGGACAGTCAGTCCAAGAGAGAACAACAAATCGCTGCTGTACGTTCTGACTGTGTACAGGCAAATGATCGGTTGGTCCAACTCTCCTTGGAGGTTCAGTAGGTGATGGCAAATGTAGCTGATTTTGATGATGACTCTTAGACTCCCTTGGCTGATTGAAGACGAATGAGGGGGAGAAACACTTGAGGGGGAGCAGCAGCGGAGGGGGAGACCAGAACAGTGGAGACCACAACTACAGCTGATGATCctgttatgtttttttttttactcttaccTTAATTCAGATACAAGTTAATATGTTCCTATGTTTTGGGTCAATTAGGTTGAAAGACTAATGTGTtgattatgttttgtttggatcACTGAACTTGTACTTGAATCTGGATTGTTTGTTTTTATCTCCAAGTCAGCATATTGAAACACAAacttttgagaatttttctatCGCTTTGTGGTCTACTATTTGAAATGTACAACAAAgaatttacattcatcaagATGGCTTCGTCACCAATCCGttaaagggggagattgtaaaggtaGAAATTGGCGAGGATTAGATGAcgaaatgataaggtttatcttaccattatttgtttaaattttggatgaatgtaaaataagagatGGATTTATCTTTAACAATATTGAGTTTATATGTTTTACGTGAAACACGCTCTGCTAGGGCTTCACGCTTTCGCTCTCTTTTGCCGCTCACTTACTTTGCATGGCGGCCGTTGATGGCCAACCTTCCATGGCTGGTCCTCCACGGTCGTTCGTTGACCTGGTTTCGTCGGTGCCCCAACCACTACCAGAGGTGGTTGTTCCTTTCCGACAACCAAAATACATTGATCGTGAaactttcttctccttttcatCTGAGGAACTAGCTAAAACTACAGTACCTTTCAGATTTTCCGTGGTTGTGAAATTCCTTCGACAGAGACCCACCCTTGATAGCATACGCAACCGCTGGGGTCTGTCCTCCTTGCTAGTCATCTCTGCCATGCAATGccccaaaaatattttcattcgcATGTCTAATGAATCTGATTTGCACAAGGCTTTGTCAAGGGAATCGTGTGATATAGAGGGAATCCCCTACCGTGCCTTTGCATGGTCTCCCAAGTTCGATGAAGACGTTGAGCCACCGACTGTGCCTGTTTGGGTTTTTTTGCCAGGCCTTCCACCCAACTTCTATCACTCCTCCCTCTTAAAGATGCTCACGGCACTGATTGGGAGCTACATACGCCGTGATAATCCTACGAAGTGTGCTACCCGTACAGATGGAGCCCGGGTTTGTCTAGAAATTGATGCCTCACAGCAGCCCATCTCCCATTTCTAGATTGGTATTCCTGGAATGCCAAGAAGCCTTAGGCAGGAGATCCTTTATGAGACTTTGCCAGCTTATTGCTTGAAGTGTCACTACCAAGACCATAACCAAAGAACCTGTCGAAAtggagggggaaaaaaaacgGTGAAAGGAGGAAAAATCTGGAAACAGAAAGCTGAAAAAACGAGTGCCAAGGAGGAAAACGTCAATGGAGGTTTACAGATTATAGTGGATGTGTCTCATTCGGATAATATTGAGAAGAGGGTGGAGCCTTTGGTTGGTGTTGTGATCGCTGAACAGGGTGAATCCAATAAAGAATCTCAACAGGATCATTCCAAGTTGGTTGCCGTTGAAGCTCTTCAGAGCTTGGAGGATGTGGAGCAGATGCAAGAAGATTTAGAGAAGACTCCTTTGATGGAGGTTGTTCCCGTTCTGGTTGGTGAGACTATATCTAACCATGAGGATGTCCCAAAAGATATGCCTATGGTTGACCTCTCGCTAGACAGGACTGCTCATGATGATGTTACGGGTCTAGGGACTGTGTGCACTTCTACGTCTGGATTGTGTGCGAAAAatcatgaaggaatgcagacaCACTCGGGGGTTGCACCGGTCTTGGGGTGTACTTTGAACTTGATGGGTCTTGAACCCGTGGCTACTACCTTGGAACATGGCAAAATTGGGCCCACCTCTAAGGCTCAGCCTGACCCGATTATTACTGAAGAGCTTGATGAGGAAGACGTTGATGATATGGTCCATGATGGGCCTGCCATCGTCCCGGATGAAAGTGCACCAGATTGTGAGGAGATTGAACGTAATCAAACCTACTCTGATGGTCATGTTTGTTCTGATACCGATTTTGAAGGGGCCTTGGAACATTTAGCTAAGAACAACCTTGTGGTCTCGGACTCGGATATTCCTTCGGGAATTAAACGGAATGGGAAAGGCATTAAACTAAGGGGTTCTTCCAGAGTTGTAAGCAAGCCCTTTCGTCTTAATTTATGAAGGTCTCTTACTTATATTGGAATGTTCAGGGTCTCAGAATGTCGAGAAAGCGTCTTAAAAAATTGGTAACGAAGTTTCATCCTAAACTTGTTGTTATTGCTGAGCCTATGGTTAGTATCTCTCGTTTAGATATGTGGCATGATAGATTGCATTTTGATGGTTGTTGCTCTAATGTTGAGGAAGGTGCAAATTATGGCTGTTTTGGTCTCAAGATTTACACCTTGTAGTTAAGAACATGGGTGATCAATTTTTTACTGCTCGAATCACTAATCTGAATTATTTTCGTATTACTTTTGTCTATGCGAAATGTTCCTATTTGGAGCATAGAAGACTGTGGGATTCTTTGATGGGGGCTAATATTCATCATCTTCCTTGGATTGTCatgggagattttaatattatcataaatgactCAGAGCGTAGAGGGGGCAGGCCAAGGTTGGCTTTGGCTATGGAGGAGTTTAACAGTTGGGTGGGTTCTTGTGGGCTTCTTGACATGCCTTCCTGTGGGAATTCtctttcttggtgtaatggacATTTTGGTAGATCACGACACTGCACACGTCTTGATCATTGTCTATTTAACACAGCAGCTCTCAATGCTTTTCCTGGTGCTAATATGGAATACTTGGCGCGCACTTCTTCTGATCATGTGCTGATGACAGTCTCGTTGGAGATTCAGCTTATTTGGTATGGCTTTCCTTCCTTTaaatttcagcaaatgtgggttTCTCATGCTCAGTTTTTCGATTGTGTCTCGCACTCTTGGAATGGTGATGTTGTTGGGGGATCTGATTTGTATATGCTTGTTACTAAACTTAAACGTCTCAAAATTGCTTTGAGAACTTGGAACAATCAAACTTTTGGTAAAACTGTCTCCCACATAGCGGCTCTTGAGAATCATATAAAGGGCTTGGAGGTAAGCTTACAATATGAGTATGTTGAAGACGTGGAGGATGATCTAGTTGCCTCCCAGTTGGAGCTATCAGTCTGGTTGAATAGGGAAGAACAACGCCTTGCCCAACAAGCTAAACAACGTTGGATTCAGAAGGGTGAAGCAAATTCTTCTTTCTTCCGTGCTGTCAGTCGTCGTAATCATAAAGAGGTTAAAGAGATGCAGCTAGAGGATGGTTCTATTCTCTCCTCATTTGAACAAATTCACGACGGGGCTAtctcttatttttctaatttcttgaaaGTAGGTAATAGTCGTGATGAGCCTAATATGGGGGACTTAGTTCAACCGATTATTTCACAGGATGACAACGACCTCCTTTCTTGTGTTCCTTTGTCTCAAGAAGTCTAGCTCTTTGCTCCATTCTGGAAGATAGTAGCCCGGGTCCTGACGGTTTTGGGTCGGGCTTCTATCGATCTTGTTGGCACATTGTGGGTACCAATGTTGTCACTGCTGTAACAGAGTTTTTTCAAGGTATGGCTCTCCCTCGGTTTTTCAATGCTACTCATCTGGTTTTAATCCCAAAAGTTGAAAATCCGAtgagttttgataagtttagacCAATTAACTTGTGCAATGTCTTCTACAAAATTTGCACTAAAATCATGGTTAATAGCTTATCCCTCCTGCTTGCtaatattatttctcctaaacaaGGAGCCTTTCTCCCGGGCCGTAGCATCTTTGATAACATTAGCATGACTCAAGAGATGATTCACTCTATTAATAAACCTActtatggtgggaatgttgtcTTGAAGATTGACATGGCGAAGGCCTTCGATAGTGTAGACTGGTCCTTTCTTTTGCAGGTTCTTAAAGCTTTCAGCTTCTCAGATTTTTTCTGTACGTTGATTCGTCAATGCATCACGAATCCTTGGTTCTCCGTGGTCATGAACGGAGTCCCCAAAGGTTTCTTCAAAGGTGGTCGTGGGTTGCATCAAGGTGATCCCATCTCTCCCTATCTCTTCATTCTTGTAGAAGACATTTTCTGGCGGATGATTAATAATCAGATCCATATGGGCAAGATCATTCCGTTTCACCACCCGCGAGGCTCCCCTATTATCTCACATTTGCTTTATGCAGATGACATGGTTCTGTTTTGTAATGGGGGCAAGGCTTCTTTGAAAGCTATTACTGATGTGTTGAAGACTTATGAAAAGTGGTCAGGGCAAGTTGTGAGCAAAAATAAATcccatatttttttctctacttAGATCTTTGCATCTAGGCGTCGGGCTCTCCTTCGTTTCACTGGTTTTACGGAagaaatttttccttttaaatatctCGGAGCTCCTATTATAACAGGTAGACTGAAGATTGCTCACTTTGATGACTTAATTGCTAAAGTTCAGTCTAAATTGAAGGGTTGGCGGGCCAGATTGTTATCCAGTGGGGCGCGTTTGACTCTCATTAAACATGTTCTTCAAAGTATTCCTGTGCACAACCTTTCTATCTTAAGAACTCCTAAAGCCGTGATTGAGAAAATTCACAGAATCATCAGCACCTTCTTCTGGGTTGTTAAAGATGGTAAACCTAAGAAAACATGGCGCTCTTGGGTGGATATTTGTAAGCCTATCTCGGAAGGTGGTCTGGATCTTCGTAACCTTCAAGACATCCAATCTTCTCTTCACATGAAGTTAGCGTGGAACCTTCTGCAAGGTACTTCTCTCTGGTCCAAGTTTTTTCATGCTAAATATATTGGTGATAGACATATTTCTATGGTGGATCATAAGAAATGGTCTCTTTTCTGGAAGATGATATTGAACAGTATTCCTTTAGTGCAAGCTAATTCTAAATGGAAAGTTTGGGAGGGTAATGTTCTCTTTTGGCATGATCATTGGGCTAAT
This Carya illinoinensis cultivar Pawnee chromosome 11, C.illinoinensisPawnee_v1, whole genome shotgun sequence DNA region includes the following protein-coding sequences:
- the LOC122282325 gene encoding uncharacterized protein LOC122282325, encoding MGDQFFTARITNLNYFRITFVYAKCSYLEHRRLWDSLMGANIHHLPWIVMGDFNIIINDSERRGGRPRLALAMEEFNSWVGSCGLLDMPSCGNSLSWCNGHFGRSRHCTRLDHCLFNTAALNAFPGANMEYLARTSSDHVLMTVSLEIQLIWYGFPSFKFQQMWVSHAQFFDCVSHSWNGDVVGGSDLYMLVTKLKRLKIALRTWNNQTFGKTVSHIAALENHIKGLEVSLQYEYVEDVEDDLVASQLELSVWLNREEQRLAQQAKQRWIQKGEANSSFFRAVSRRNHKEVKEMQLEDGSILSSFEQIHDGAISYFSNFLKVGNSRDEPNMGDLVQPIISQDDNDLLSCVPLSQEV